The DNA sequence CTAATGTAATTGTTATTTCTTTTATTTTCTTGAGTGATGCGTTGGTTTTAACACTTTGGGCAACGACTTTAGAGCCTTTGCCCTTAACATGCACTTTTATGCCCAACCATTCACCAAATGTTTCAGTATTTTTCTTGGTCCAACCGTACATATCCGGCATTTCAGTAAAGTCATCTGTTAAGACAAGGATTTGCTGATTGGATTTCAGTGCTTCACCTGTTTTTACAGAAACTTTTTTAATATTTTTACCAGTACCTAGGATAATAGGTTGTACAAGATTACGTCGTAACTCATCCGCTAAATCACCAGAGCTGGTATTTTTAGTAGATGGCATTTTATAAGTTAATTCTTTTGAAACTGACTTTAAAACAGGGGTTTGCGTCGTCAAGTTCAACGTATCTTTCATTGCCACAGCTTCTTCTAGCACCGGATTAACAACTTCTTTCCAGAAGATTGGTTGGAAAGATTCTGAGGGCTGTTTCAGAGTTACATACATGATAAAATCAGGATTTTCTGCTGGTGTCATTGCCACAACAGAATAGATGTAATCATTTGCCCCTGTCAGATAACCACTGCCATTTTCTCCGGCAATTTGTGCTGTACCGGATTTAACTGCCACATTTTGATTAGGCACTTTGATAATCGGACCTTCTGCCTTGCTATATAAGGTTCCGTAAATAGGATCTGTACCGACAGTCACCATATGGTCTCTCGTTGACTTAGCAGCATCTTTGGAAACAGGGTGCCCGACAATTTCTGTAGAAGCCTTACGCGCACTTCCACTTTTTGAATCATAAATGGCACTGATGAATTTTGGTTCAACCATTACACCATCATTGGCGATAGAAGAAAAAGCACGTAACATTTGTATCTGAGTAACTGAAATCCCTTGACCAAAAGCACTCATTGCATAAGTAACGATATTATCTGCCGGAAGACCGCCGTAATCTTCATAATTCATTCCAAAGCGTGTGGGTAGTCCAAATTTAAACTTGCTAAGATAGTCTAGCCATTTTTCGTCACCCATTTTTTTCTCAAGAGAAGCCATTCCCACATTACTAGAAAGAGCAAAACCTTGAGCATAGGTTAATGTCTGTCCTTCAGAAAGTCCCATGTTGACATTCCAGTCTCGAATTGTTACATCCGCAATTTGTAAGCCACTATTATTATACGTTTCATTTTCTGGGAAAGTGTTATTGTCTATAGCTGCAGCTAGTGTCATGACCTTCATCGTTGAGCCAGGTTCATACTGATTTTGATAGAGAGCACTAGACCAAGCAAAGTCTTTTGTCAGATCTTGCTTTGTATCAGCATCAAAACTTGGACGCTGCGTCGTTGCAAGGATTTCTCCAGTTTTTGCACTGACTAATGTGGCACTGGCATAAGTTCCTTTGGCTTTTTCCACAAAAGCATTCATCCGCGTTTCAAGGAAAGACTGTAGGTCTGAGGATAAGGTTGTATAAACATCTTTTCCATCTTGTGTTTGCCTTGAAACCTTGTCTGATCCCGGTACTATATTTCCGTTTTTATCTTTTTCATAGGTGATAACCCCATTTGTTCCGGCTAACGTCTTGTTTAAAGCAGCTTCTAAACCTGTTGTTCCAACAAGTGTTTTACTACCATCTTTATTTTCTTGTAACTGAGCCAATCCAACAAAAACAGAAGCAAAATTCCCATTTTTATAGCTTCTATTTGGACTAGTTGTGAAATCAACTCCCTTTACTTTCGCTTTTTTCAATTCCTCACGAATAGTATTCATATTGCTATAACTGATACCATTCCCTTGAGCACCAAACGAAACTTGTTGTAATTTTTTTCGAGATAGTTGTTTTTTGACGTAGTCCTTGTCCATACCAAGATACTTGTTAAATACATCAGCTACCTTATCGTATTGAGATTCTTCTACATAGAGAATTTCTCCTGTTGCTGACTTATAACTTTTATCAACAACAGCATAAACATTATAGGAAGTCGCGTCTTCAGCTATTGGCAAACCATTACGGTCATAAATAGTTCCACGTTTAGCTGGGACGATCTTTGTGATTTGATGCACTTGACTTGCCTGTTCCGCTAAATTCACACCAAACTTCTTTCCCGTTCCAATGATAATTGCAAAATTGATTAGGAAAACAAAAAAGACAAAAACCGTCAAAACGCTTAGATTTTTCCCTACTCGTCTACGGTTGTAACCAGGATTCCTACGATTTTTCAAAGCATGGTTTAAAATTCGTCTTCTGAGTCCATTCATGCTCTACTCCGCCGTTCTGATATTTTCATTATTCTGAGTCATTTCCTGTGAACTTGCTAATTTTGACAAATGTTCACTACGGATCAATTCATTAACCTCTTGCTT is a window from the Streptococcus anginosus subsp. whileyi MAS624 genome containing:
- the pbp2X gene encoding penicillin-binding protein PBP2X — protein: MNGLRRRILNHALKNRRNPGYNRRRVGKNLSVLTVFVFFVFLINFAIIIGTGKKFGVNLAEQASQVHQITKIVPAKRGTIYDRNGLPIAEDATSYNVYAVVDKSYKSATGEILYVEESQYDKVADVFNKYLGMDKDYVKKQLSRKKLQQVSFGAQGNGISYSNMNTIREELKKAKVKGVDFTTSPNRSYKNGNFASVFVGLAQLQENKDGSKTLVGTTGLEAALNKTLAGTNGVITYEKDKNGNIVPGSDKVSRQTQDGKDVYTTLSSDLQSFLETRMNAFVEKAKGTYASATLVSAKTGEILATTQRPSFDADTKQDLTKDFAWSSALYQNQYEPGSTMKVMTLAAAIDNNTFPENETYNNSGLQIADVTIRDWNVNMGLSEGQTLTYAQGFALSSNVGMASLEKKMGDEKWLDYLSKFKFGLPTRFGMNYEDYGGLPADNIVTYAMSAFGQGISVTQIQMLRAFSSIANDGVMVEPKFISAIYDSKSGSARKASTEIVGHPVSKDAAKSTRDHMVTVGTDPIYGTLYSKAEGPIIKVPNQNVAVKSGTAQIAGENGSGYLTGANDYIYSVVAMTPAENPDFIMYVTLKQPSESFQPIFWKEVVNPVLEEAVAMKDTLNLTTQTPVLKSVSKELTYKMPSTKNTSSGDLADELRRNLVQPIILGTGKNIKKVSVKTGEALKSNQQILVLTDDFTEMPDMYGWTKKNTETFGEWLGIKVHVKGKGSKVVAQSVKTNASLKKIKEITITLGD